The proteins below are encoded in one region of Scomber japonicus isolate fScoJap1 chromosome 24, fScoJap1.pri, whole genome shotgun sequence:
- the LOC128354571 gene encoding opsin-3-like: MMKMMMMKKSEGLTFTAAGRHMTCRHRASGHVRRFLPVLPAPGLGPGPGVGPPPQQLTPTGHRVVSVCLGCILVFGLINNLLVLVLFCRFRSLRTPVNMLLLNISISDLLVCACGTTLSFCSSLSTRWLYGRTGCAWYGFINSCFGIVSLVSLAGLSYDRYSTLLVYNQRCPDYQRPLLAVGGAWLYSLLWTVPPLIGWSSYGLEGAGTSCSVAWTERTPRSHSYVVCLFVFCLGLPVVVMGYCYGRLLHAVTQVGRVRRTAARRREFHILFMVFTTVVCFLLCWLPYGVVAMMATFGRPGLVSPVASVVPSLLAKTSTVINPVIYILMNKQFYRCFLILLGCKHQLTENGASSVPSRTTVLQLHRRPFPSSPVTNPPAAAADPEATSGALSDKTEPTEPTEPTARPEISS, translated from the exons atgatgaagatgatgatgatgaagaagtcTGAGGGTCTGACCTTCACTGCAGCTGGacgtcacatgacctgcagacacaga GCGTCCGGACATGTCCGAcgtttccttcctgtcctccctgcaCCGGGACTGGGACCGGGACCGGGAGTgggcccccccccccagcagctGACCCCCACCGGGCACCGCGTGGTCTCCGTGTGTCTGGGTTGCATCCTGGTGTTCGGGCTGATCAACAACctgctggttctggttctgttcTGCAGGTTCCGCTCTCTGCGCACTCCCGTCAACATGCTGCTGTTAAACATCAGCATCAGTGATCTGCTGGTGTGCGCGTGCGGCACCACGCTCAGCTTCTGCTCCAGCCTCAGCACGCGCTGGCTCTACGGACGCACGGGCTGCGCGTGGTACGGCTTCATCAACTCCTGCTTCG GTATCGTGTCTCTGGTGTCTCTGGCCGGTCTGTCCTACGACCGTTACAGCACCCTGCTGGTGTATAACCAGCGTTGTCCGGACTaccagcgccccctgctggcggTGGGGGGGGCGTGGCTGTACTCGCTGCTGTGGACGGTgcctcctctgattggctggagcagcTACGGGCTGGAGGGGGCGGGGACTAGCTGCTCGGTGGCGTGGACGGAGCGAACGCCGCGGTCGCACTCATACGTCGTCTGTCTGTTCGTGTTCTGCCTCGGTCTGCCGGTCGTCGTCATGGGTTACTGCTACGGACGCCTGCTGCACGCCGTCACGCAG gtgGGTCGTGTCCGGCGCACGGCGGCGCGGCGCAGAGAGTTCCACATCCTGTTCATGGTGTTCACCACGGTGGTTTGCTTCCTGCTTTGCTGGCTGCCGTACGGAGTCGTAGCCATGATGGCGACGTTTGGCCGGCCAGGCCTCGTCAGCCCGGTGGCCAGCGTGGTGCCGTCCCTCCTCGCCAAGACCAGCACCGTCATCAACCCCGTCATCTACATCCTCATGAACAAACAG TTCTACCGCTGCTTCCTGATCCTGTTGGGCTGTAAACACCAGCTGACGGAGAACGGTGCGTCCTCCGTTCCCTCCAGGACCACCGTACTGCAGCTGCACCGCCGGCCCTTTCCCAGCAGCCCCGTCACCAACCCCCCCGCCGCCGCCGCCGACCCAGAGGCAACTAGCGGCGCTCTGTCGGACAAGACGGAGCCGACGGAGCCGACGGAGCCGACGGCGAGACCGGAAATCTCTTCATGA
- the mlpha gene encoding melanophilin a: protein MERKLDLSRLTDEEAKHVWEVIQRDFTLRKTEEERLGELKTKIEKEDTKRELLGSESRVSDSLCIRCLQPFKFLVNSKRQCLDCRMFTCKSCSRYNKKEHGWVCDNCRMTRILKMGTLGWYQDNVRNRFKRFGSAKVMRSLYKRLNGDGGSGGRDDDTQSMPDVRSNVYNGNDDDHGEVEAQRYKVMRKSKRLLSVHPMDFDNEEYFPHSRRQSVQQLQEDRGYRNDVDYDPYNHRTNRRKSLDRYAMRNDEYGDSRMVRTRSLSKISSSVARQQYVDTSDEEEYQRNPPMYQQPPHRRRNSRASSQENLGQAPPINELNKRMFAIESLLSRLEEKMTPDESVSLQASAPGHAEEEKLRRKLSELAGTLSDKGQSSDEEPGKKSLSVGKGLASIRGGAAVTLRDKELSSSSDEMPNEAQKRSTAAALCDLTTEVLRTINATENAMVEYGLSEPSHRAHVVGTDVKQADDAFRELEENVYLAAGQSYELESKLRRLEQSAKNRFGGTTDSELSELEDVVALTAARVQSAESEVSDIESKIAALSAVGSKKKISGSQRKKSTQEVSKSNGAQRRNNNFF from the exons ATGGAGAGGAAGCTGGATTTGTCCCGTCTGACGGACGAAGAGGCCAAACATGTCTGGGAGGTGATCCAACGAGACTTTACCCTGAGGAAGACTGAGGAGGAGAGGCtggg CGAGCTGAAGACGAAGATAGAGAAGGAGGACACGAAGCGCGAGCTGCTGGGCTCAGAGAGCAGAGTGTCAGACTCGCTGTGTATTCGCTGCCTGCAGCCGTTCAAGTTCCTGGTGAACAGTAAACGTCAGTGTCTGGACTGCAGGATGTTCACCTGTAAGTCCTGCAGCCGCTACAACAAGAAGGAGCACGGCTGGGTCTGTGACAACTGCCGcatgaccag gattCTGAAGATGGGGACTCTGGGTTGGTACCAGGACAACGTACGAAACCGCTTCAAACGCTTCGGCAGCGCCAAGGTGATGAGGTCACTGTACAAGAGGCTGAATGGAGACGGTG GGTCAGGTGGGCGTGATGATGACACTCAGAGCATGCCCGACGTCCGCAGCA aCGTGTACAATGGCAACGATGACGATCATGGAGAGGTCGAGGCTCAGCGCTACAAAGTG atGAGGAAGAGTAAACGACTGCTGTCAGTTCATCCTATGGATTTCGACAATGAGGAATATTTCCCTCATTCACGAAGACAGTCAgtacag CAACTTCAGGAGGATCGAGGTTATCGGAACGATGTCGATTACGATCCTTACAACCATCGTACGAACCGCAGGAAGAGTCTGGACCGCTACGCCATGAGAAACG ATGAGTACGGGGACAGCAGGATGGTTCGTACCCGCTCTCTGTCTAAGATCAGCTCCTCGGTTGCTCGGCAGCAGTATGTTGACACCTCTGATGAGGAAGAGTACCAGAGGAACCCCCCCATGTACCAGCAGCCCCCCCACCGCCGCCGCAACAGCAGAGCCTCCTCTCAGGAGAACCTGGGCCAAGCCCCGCCC ATTAACGAGCTGAACAAGAGAATGTTCGCCATCGAGAGTCTGCTGAGTCGCCTCGAGGAGAAGATGACACCTG atgagtctGTGTCCCTGCAGGCTTCGGCTCCGGGTCACGCTGAGGAGGAGAAGCTGAGGAGGAAGCTGAGCGAGCTTGCAGGGACTCTGAGTGATAAGGGCCAGTCTTCAGACGAGGAGCCTGGGAAGAAGTCTCTGTCTGTGGGGAAAGGGCTGGCGAGCATCAGGGGAGGAGCGGCCGTCACTCTGAGGGACAAAGAGCTGAGTTCATCCAGCGATGAGATGCCAAACGAGGCTCAGAAG AGATCGACTGCAGCCGCCCTCTGTGACCTCACCACTGAGGTCCTGAGAACCATTAACGCCACAGAAAACGCAATGGTTGAGTACGGCCTGTCAGAGCCGAGCCACAGAGCCCACGTAGTAGGGACTGACGTAAAGCAGGCTGATGATGCTTTCAGGGAACTTGAGGAAAAT gtgtACCTGGCAGCAGGTCAGTCCTATGAACTGGAGTCGAAGCTGCGGAGGCTGGAGCAGAGCGCTAAGAACCGCTTTGGAGGAACGACGGATTCAGAGCTTTCAGAGCTGGAAGACGTCGTAGCTCTGACTGCTGCTCGAGTTCAAAGTGCTGAGAgtgag gtttCTGACATTGAGAGTAAGATCGCAGCTCTGAGCGCCGTCGGCTCCAAGAAGAAG atttCTGGATCTCAGAGGAAAAAGTCGACACAAGAAGTTTCCA agaGTAACGGAGCTCAGCGGAGAAACAACAACTTTTTCTGA